From the Candidatus Saccharimonadaceae bacterium ML1 genome, one window contains:
- a CDS encoding Protein GrpE, which produces MTKQKKAEEYEQLIGELTQDLQRTRADFENYRKRMESEKQAARQAGETKAILKLLAVIDTIERAVANVPADLANNPWAKGIAGIDKQLAKQLEALGVKKIAAAPGTVFNPELHQAVQFDEESEGDSEVIAEEMQAGYTLNGVPIRHAMVCVVRK; this is translated from the coding sequence ATGACGAAGCAAAAAAAAGCAGAAGAGTATGAGCAATTAATCGGTGAACTGACGCAGGATTTGCAGCGTACACGGGCGGATTTTGAAAATTACCGCAAACGCATGGAGAGCGAAAAACAAGCGGCGCGCCAGGCGGGTGAGACGAAGGCGATTTTGAAGCTTCTCGCAGTAATAGATACAATTGAGCGGGCAGTGGCGAATGTACCGGCGGACTTAGCAAATAATCCGTGGGCAAAAGGTATCGCGGGCATTGATAAGCAGCTCGCGAAACAACTGGAGGCGCTCGGTGTGAAAAAAATTGCCGCTGCGCCAGGTACGGTGTTTAATCCGGAATTGCACCAGGCAGTGCAATTTGACGAAGAATCTGAAGGTGACAGCGAAGTTATCGCTGAGGAAATGCAAGCTGGCTACACGTTAAATGGTGTACCAATCCGCCATGCGATGGTGTGTGTCGTACGGAAATGA
- a CDS encoding Aspartoacylase, translating to MVKTFPNILLIGASHGNELLGPKLFSYLLQHRKEVLEYVDMLIGNPRAFAARKRYIESDINRSYNTVLDTYESRRADYIKNYIAVNKPDLVIDFHTTTAMQPNCLIVSTINDSEVRRYMKASHINNVIVVHPLHDVTEVALHFVAYEIPNANINTALLDTICDDIMRFVRSEVASNNKIVYQMQGKIATDDKGILSSKDNFVYRKDLHYTPSFIGEKAYKENGTYIGFMLNEPREISL from the coding sequence ATGGTAAAAACATTCCCAAATATACTGCTCATTGGCGCAAGCCACGGCAACGAATTGCTTGGTCCGAAGTTATTTAGTTACTTATTGCAGCACAGGAAAGAAGTGCTAGAGTATGTTGATATGCTCATCGGTAATCCGCGGGCATTTGCAGCACGTAAACGGTATATTGAATCGGATATAAATCGAAGTTATAACACAGTACTTGATACGTATGAATCTCGGCGGGCGGATTATATAAAGAATTATATCGCGGTGAATAAACCTGATTTAGTAATTGATTTTCATACGACAACTGCCATGCAGCCAAATTGTTTGATAGTCTCAACGATCAACGATAGTGAAGTACGGCGGTATATGAAAGCGAGCCATATAAATAATGTCATCGTCGTACATCCACTGCACGATGTTACAGAAGTTGCACTACACTTTGTCGCCTACGAAATTCCAAATGCAAACATCAATACAGCACTACTGGACACAATTTGTGATGACATAATGCGTTTCGTTCGCAGTGAAGTGGCGAGTAATAATAAAATTGTCTATCAAATGCAAGGCAAGATAGCAACTGACGATAAGGGTATATTGAGCAGTAAAGATAACTTTGTCTACCGAAAAGATTTGCACTACACGCCGTCGTTCATCGGGGAGAAAGCATACAAAGAGAATGGAACATACATCGGGTTTATGTTGAACGAGCCGAGAGAAATTAGTTTATAG
- a CDS encoding 2,3-diphosphoglycerate-dependent phosphoglycerate mutase — MMTTQKSGILVISRHAESEWNLLGKWTGWTDVNLTEKGYHEAVMLGEQLRDITFNEAYTSELKRTRQTCDGILEGKGDQIDLPRITAKELNERDYGDLTGKNKWEVKNEIGEEAFNGIRRGWDYPVPGGETLKDVYDRAVPYLQTEIIPRLQRGENILLVSHGNTIRALMKYLDQISDADIGTVEMPFGALLVYRFDDKHDLPVEKTVRQIDITPPKA; from the coding sequence ATGATGACAACGCAAAAATCGGGAATATTAGTTATTAGCCGCCACGCTGAAAGCGAGTGGAATTTGCTTGGTAAATGGACGGGCTGGACGGATGTCAACCTTACCGAGAAGGGCTACCATGAGGCGGTTATGCTGGGCGAGCAACTGCGCGATATCACGTTCAACGAAGCATATACGAGCGAGCTGAAACGCACGCGTCAGACGTGCGACGGTATTCTGGAAGGCAAAGGCGATCAGATTGATTTGCCGCGTATTACCGCAAAAGAGCTGAACGAACGCGACTACGGCGACTTAACAGGTAAAAATAAGTGGGAAGTTAAAAATGAAATCGGCGAAGAAGCGTTTAATGGCATTCGGCGCGGCTGGGACTATCCTGTGCCGGGCGGCGAAACGCTAAAAGATGTGTATGACCGCGCAGTTCCGTATTTGCAAACCGAGATCATTCCGCGATTACAACGCGGCGAAAATATTTTGTTGGTATCGCACGGCAACACGATTCGCGCACTGATGAAATATCTCGACCAAATCTCAGACGCTGATATCGGTACGGTAGAAATGCCGTTTGGCGCGCTGCTTGTGTATCGGTTTGATGACAAACACGATTTACCGGTTGAGAAGACGGTTCGCCAAATTGATATCACGCCGCCGAAAGCGTAG
- a CDS encoding Transcriptional regulator, translating to MRYNIAMTDRQQAILAAIIEQYAEIAAPVGSVTLAKLFGVSSATIRSEMAKLEDMGFIEAPHTSAGRIPTDKGYRFYVNGITEATMTELPSGIDRSARAIEAHVSSHINKADRAIRSAVDSLVDLTGNFGFATIGSELYMNGIANLFSHPEFREGDHVRAVATLIDNIEPWLSEAQPNEPLNVFIGSENPIGKSSGATLIISRFRSPFSDRSYIGIIGPTRQHYRRTMELVRRAGTMLEEVL from the coding sequence ATGCGTTACAATATAGCCATGACCGACCGCCAACAAGCGATTTTAGCAGCGATTATTGAACAATACGCCGAGATTGCGGCGCCCGTAGGCAGCGTTACGCTAGCGAAGCTTTTTGGCGTGAGCAGTGCGACGATTCGCAGCGAAATGGCGAAACTTGAAGATATGGGATTTATTGAAGCGCCACATACGAGCGCGGGGCGTATTCCGACCGACAAGGGCTATCGGTTTTATGTAAATGGTATCACCGAAGCAACGATGACGGAGTTGCCGAGCGGCATTGACCGCAGTGCGCGAGCGATTGAGGCTCATGTCAGTTCGCATATCAACAAGGCCGATCGAGCAATTCGTTCAGCGGTTGATAGCCTGGTGGACTTGACGGGAAATTTTGGATTTGCGACGATTGGCAGTGAGCTATATATGAACGGTATCGCAAATTTGTTTAGCCACCCGGAGTTTCGCGAAGGCGACCATGTGCGCGCCGTTGCGACATTGATTGATAATATTGAGCCATGGTTGAGTGAAGCGCAGCCAAACGAGCCTCTCAATGTCTTTATTGGCAGCGAAAATCCGATCGGCAAATCAAGCGGTGCAACGCTTATTATTAGCCGATTCCGCTCGCCATTCAGCGATCGTAGCTATATTGGTATTATTGGTCCGACGCGCCAGCACTATCGCCGTACGATGGAATTGGTCCGGCGCGCCGGAACGATGTTAGAGGAGGTTTTATAA
- a CDS encoding T(6)A37 threonylcarbamoyladenosine biosynthesis protein TsaE: MSGGAAAGLLTGRKVLLCHIRLLVQVICVQVYPANQNGIIPNMTSEIIVQTAEELIELGVTLGSLLRGGETIELVGDIGAGKTTLTKGLARGMEIAEEVQSPTFTLSRVYDAPNGRRLAHYDFYRLNNAGIMQAELAEAVQDAQTVTVIEWAAVVGDVLPDDTLRIAIRVQADDTRRLELEAGGKCSKHIVQELMK; the protein is encoded by the coding sequence ATGAGCGGTGGAGCAGCAGCGGGATTGTTAACCGGGCGCAAGGTGCTGCTATGTCATATCCGGTTACTCGTCCAGGTGATCTGCGTGCAGGTATATCCCGCTAATCAAAATGGTATAATACCAAATATGACCAGCGAGATAATTGTACAGACGGCAGAAGAGCTGATTGAACTTGGTGTAACATTAGGCTCATTATTGCGCGGCGGCGAGACGATTGAATTGGTCGGTGATATTGGCGCGGGCAAAACAACGCTGACAAAGGGGTTGGCGCGCGGCATGGAAATAGCCGAAGAGGTGCAGAGTCCGACATTTACACTGAGCCGCGTATACGATGCGCCGAACGGGCGTCGGCTGGCGCACTATGATTTTTATCGTTTGAACAACGCGGGAATTATGCAGGCGGAACTTGCCGAGGCGGTGCAGGACGCACAGACGGTGACAGTGATTGAGTGGGCGGCAGTGGTCGGCGATGTATTGCCGGACGACACCCTGCGAATCGCTATCCGTGTGCAGGCCGACGACACGCGCCGGCTGGAACTTGAGGCGGGCGGTAAATGCAGTAAGCATATCGTGCAGGAGCTAATGAAATGA
- the rppH_3 gene encoding RNA pyrophosphohydrolase: MARVFTKAENQAWSKTLPGKMCSACLAIINENNEVLMVKAGYKDHWTFPSGIVEKGESPKLAAIRETLEETGLIVPDEHVKPLAIIYTTGKDGDRDRFNVGFATQLKYASGNIVVPNAEIEKVMWVAFDKVAELSGGKRSYEEFQRTLLENNSDLYVEV, translated from the coding sequence ATGGCGCGAGTATTTACAAAAGCAGAAAATCAAGCGTGGTCGAAAACGCTGCCTGGTAAAATGTGCAGCGCATGTCTTGCGATTATAAATGAAAACAACGAAGTCCTGATGGTAAAAGCTGGCTATAAAGACCACTGGACATTTCCGAGTGGTATCGTTGAAAAGGGAGAATCTCCGAAATTAGCAGCAATACGCGAAACTCTTGAAGAAACTGGTCTTATTGTTCCGGATGAGCACGTCAAGCCTCTCGCGATTATTTATACGACTGGGAAAGATGGCGACCGTGATAGGTTTAATGTTGGATTTGCGACGCAGCTAAAGTATGCGAGTGGAAACATAGTTGTTCCGAATGCAGAGATAGAAAAGGTTATGTGGGTAGCTTTTGATAAGGTCGCGGAATTGTCTGGCGGCAAACGCAGCTATGAGGAATTTCAAAGAACGCTTTTAGAAAATAATAGTGATTTGTATGTTGAAGTATAA
- a CDS encoding HIT domain-containing protein: MYRTRKTEKRYALQRKQAKAAGIRCDFCEFTSTHPQVKEEFSHFWVARNNFPYSVWDGCDVADHVMIVPKRHVEGVHVFTVAERQEFIDIIAAYEARGYSFYARPPKSTQKSVAHQHTHLIKNYGKTKKVQFSVEKPYILLAK; the protein is encoded by the coding sequence ATGTATCGGACACGTAAAACTGAAAAACGCTACGCACTGCAGCGCAAGCAGGCAAAAGCGGCGGGGATTCGCTGTGATTTTTGCGAGTTTACCTCGACGCATCCGCAAGTCAAAGAGGAGTTTTCGCATTTTTGGGTTGCCCGGAATAACTTCCCCTACAGCGTGTGGGATGGCTGCGATGTCGCCGATCACGTAATGATCGTGCCAAAGCGCCACGTTGAGGGCGTCCATGTATTTACGGTGGCAGAGCGCCAGGAATTTATTGATATTATCGCAGCGTACGAAGCGCGCGGCTACTCGTTTTATGCCCGCCCGCCGAAAAGTACACAAAAATCGGTTGCGCATCAGCACACACATTTAATTAAAAATTACGGTAAGACGAAGAAAGTTCAGTTTAGTGTAGAAAAACCGTATATTCTCCTTGCGAAATAG
- the eno gene encoding phosphopyruvate hydratase encodes MQDFSISSITARQILDSRGNPTVEADVILRDGTLGRAAVPSGASTGAGEALELRDGGSGWGGKSVYQAVHNVNEIIAPALAGKDASDQTALDNVMLALDGTDNKSKLGANAILSVSLAAAKAAATAKKQPLWRYIANMTGKSPSLPLPMMNVMNGGAHAAFATDIQEFMIICKGAKTFEETLKMGTEIFHALAKILKNHDYPTTVGDEGGYAPRVRSGNREPLTLLSEAITSAGYTLGSDVVFAMDAASSEFYQDGRYELKCEGKSLSSEEMIDWLEALVNEFPIVSIEDGLAENDWSGWQQLRARIGDRIQLVGDDLLVTNTSLVQKAIDEHAANALLVKPNQIGSLTETIQAVSMAQDAGWNTVMSHRSGETEDTTISHLAVGLGCGQIKTGSLSRTDRIAKYNELLRIAESDTSLQLARPFDI; translated from the coding sequence ATGCAAGACTTTTCTATCTCATCTATCACAGCACGACAAATTTTAGATTCGCGCGGCAATCCGACCGTTGAAGCCGACGTCATTTTGCGCGATGGCACGCTGGGGCGCGCTGCCGTACCAAGCGGTGCAAGCACCGGCGCGGGCGAGGCGCTTGAACTACGCGACGGCGGCAGCGGCTGGGGCGGCAAATCCGTCTATCAAGCGGTTCATAATGTTAACGAGATTATCGCGCCTGCTCTCGCCGGCAAAGACGCAAGCGATCAAACAGCACTCGACAATGTTATGCTTGCACTCGACGGCACCGACAACAAATCCAAGCTCGGCGCAAATGCAATCCTTAGCGTCAGCCTCGCCGCTGCTAAAGCTGCCGCAACCGCAAAAAAGCAGCCACTCTGGCGCTACATCGCTAACATGACCGGCAAATCACCAAGTTTGCCGCTTCCAATGATGAACGTTATGAACGGTGGCGCACATGCCGCTTTTGCGACTGATATTCAAGAATTTATGATCATCTGCAAGGGTGCAAAAACATTTGAAGAAACGCTAAAAATGGGGACAGAGATTTTCCACGCGCTTGCAAAAATCTTAAAAAACCACGACTACCCGACAACTGTCGGTGATGAGGGCGGCTATGCGCCGCGTGTACGCAGCGGCAACCGCGAACCGCTCACGCTACTAAGCGAGGCAATAACGAGCGCTGGCTATACGCTCGGCAGCGACGTTGTATTCGCAATGGATGCTGCATCAAGCGAGTTTTATCAAGATGGTCGCTACGAATTGAAATGCGAGGGCAAATCATTGTCAAGCGAAGAGATGATTGACTGGCTTGAAGCACTTGTAAACGAATTTCCGATCGTTAGTATTGAGGACGGCTTAGCCGAGAATGACTGGTCTGGCTGGCAGCAATTGCGCGCGCGGATTGGCGACCGCATACAGCTCGTTGGCGATGATCTACTCGTCACGAACACTAGCTTGGTGCAAAAAGCGATCGACGAGCATGCCGCCAACGCCCTGCTCGTTAAGCCAAATCAAATCGGCTCGCTCACCGAAACGATCCAGGCGGTCAGCATGGCGCAAGACGCCGGCTGGAACACTGTTATGAGCCATCGCTCTGGCGAAACTGAAGACACAACAATTAGCCACTTAGCAGTGGGCTTAGGCTGCGGGCAAATTAAAACCGGCTCGCTGTCGCGCACCGACCGAATCGCAAAATATAATGAACTATTGCGCATCGCCGAAAGCGACACCAGCCTGCAGCTCGCGCGTCCGTTCGACATTTAG
- the dnaK gene encoding molecular chaperone DnaK — MGKIIGIDLGTTNSAFAYLVAGKPEVITNAEGNRTTPSVVAINKKGERLVGQVAQRQRVTNAKNTIYGVKRLIGRKFSDKEVQKDLDIMPYKIVKKGSGVAVEMGGKEYTPEEVSAMILSKIKADAEAFLGEKVTEAVITVPAYFDDSQRQATKDAGKIAGLEVKRIINEPTAAALAYGLEKGKNDETIVVFDLGGGTFDVSVLELGDGVFEVKSTNGDTHLGGEDFDNAIVNYFLDDFKSKEGIDLRKDNAAMQRLKDEAEKAKKELSSTTEYEVNIPFITADADGPKHFELSLTRAKLEDLVKDLLDRLDGPVEKALKDAKLSKSDINNIVMVGGMTRMPAVVERVKKLFSKDPMQGVNPDEVVAVGAAIQGGVLAGDVKDVLLLDVTPLSLGIETMGGVSTKLIERNTTVPTSKSEVFSTASDNQPQVEIHVLQGEREFANDNKSLGRFILDGIAPAPRGVPQIEVTFNIDANGILNVTAKDKGTGKEQSITIQNSGNMSKEDIEKAQKEAELHADEDKKKREAIDAKNQLENAIYQAKKMPDEYKDKISDDDKKAIEDAVKEAEKYKESEDKDELEAALKALNDAIMPIGAKMYQQAANDKKADESKSDDKKSDKDEPVEGEVVDEKK; from the coding sequence ATGGGTAAAATTATCGGCATTGACCTTGGCACGACCAACAGCGCGTTTGCGTATTTAGTGGCGGGTAAACCAGAGGTTATCACAAATGCAGAAGGTAATCGAACGACACCGTCGGTCGTAGCTATTAATAAAAAAGGCGAGCGCCTTGTTGGACAGGTAGCGCAGCGCCAGCGCGTGACGAACGCAAAAAACACGATTTATGGTGTGAAGCGCCTGATTGGTCGTAAATTTAGCGACAAAGAAGTCCAAAAAGACCTAGATATCATGCCGTACAAGATTGTCAAAAAAGGCAGCGGCGTAGCGGTCGAGATGGGCGGCAAGGAATACACGCCAGAAGAAGTTTCGGCGATGATCTTGAGCAAGATTAAAGCTGACGCCGAGGCATTCCTTGGCGAAAAGGTGACCGAAGCGGTTATCACTGTGCCAGCGTACTTTGATGATTCGCAGCGCCAGGCGACGAAGGACGCCGGCAAGATTGCCGGCTTGGAAGTCAAGCGTATTATCAACGAGCCGACAGCTGCGGCTTTGGCATACGGTTTGGAAAAAGGTAAGAATGATGAAACGATCGTTGTGTTTGACCTTGGTGGCGGCACGTTTGACGTTAGTGTCCTAGAACTGGGCGACGGCGTATTTGAAGTAAAAAGCACAAATGGCGACACGCACCTCGGCGGCGAAGACTTTGATAACGCGATTGTGAATTATTTCCTTGACGATTTCAAATCCAAAGAGGGAATTGATCTACGTAAAGATAACGCAGCGATGCAACGCCTGAAGGATGAGGCAGAAAAAGCTAAGAAAGAGTTGTCGTCGACTACGGAGTATGAAGTCAACATTCCGTTTATTACCGCCGACGCCGACGGCCCAAAGCACTTTGAACTTAGTTTGACGCGGGCGAAGTTGGAAGATTTAGTGAAAGATCTGCTTGACCGCTTGGATGGTCCGGTTGAAAAAGCGCTCAAAGATGCGAAGCTATCAAAATCAGACATTAATAATATCGTGATGGTTGGTGGCATGACGCGCATGCCAGCAGTTGTTGAGCGAGTGAAAAAACTATTTAGTAAAGACCCGATGCAAGGTGTTAATCCGGACGAGGTTGTGGCGGTTGGAGCAGCGATTCAAGGCGGAGTGCTAGCGGGCGACGTGAAAGATGTGCTGTTGCTTGACGTGACGCCGCTAAGTCTTGGTATCGAAACGATGGGCGGTGTGTCAACGAAGCTGATTGAGCGCAACACCACCGTGCCAACGAGTAAGTCGGAAGTATTCTCGACGGCAAGCGATAACCAGCCGCAAGTGGAAATCCATGTTCTGCAGGGCGAACGCGAATTTGCAAACGATAATAAAAGCTTAGGGCGCTTTATTCTAGATGGTATCGCACCGGCGCCACGCGGCGTACCACAGATTGAGGTAACGTTTAATATTGATGCGAACGGTATTTTGAATGTAACAGCGAAAGATAAAGGTACAGGCAAAGAGCAGTCTATTACTATTCAGAACTCTGGCAACATGAGTAAGGAGGATATTGAAAAAGCGCAAAAAGAAGCCGAGTTGCACGCTGACGAGGATAAGAAAAAGCGCGAAGCGATTGACGCGAAGAATCAGCTTGAGAACGCGATTTATCAGGCGAAAAAAATGCCGGACGAGTATAAAGACAAAATCTCTGACGACGACAAAAAAGCAATCGAAGACGCCGTAAAAGAAGCCGAAAAATATAAGGAATCGGAAGATAAAGACGAGCTGGAGGCAGCTTTGAAAGCGCTGAATGATGCTATTATGCCGATCGGCGCAAAGATGTATCAGCAAGCTGCTAACGACAAAAAAGCTGACGAGTCAAAATCGGACGATAAAAAATCCGATAAGGACGAACCGGTTGAGGGTGAGGTGGTTGACGAGAAAAAGTAA
- the rny gene encoding ribonuclease Y, producing the protein MIEGIIAAIVGAAIGVGGKVAYDKKVQTKGKETVEKLVARAERKASDIVLKAKDEALKIEQERRRELKKTENRLVERENSLDRKLDELDKRSERLRKQEDEVEELKSEIRGIRTRQQEKLEKIAGLKKKDAAEKLMKMTERDVKHDLINLVAKLQQEATDDAEERAQTILVETMERMASEVTAERTVTAVKLPDDDMKGRIIGKEGRNIQAMQRATGVDFLVDDTPGMVVLSSFDPIRRQVARLGLEMLMKDGRIHPGRIEEVFAKAEKQIDKETMRAGEDAAREAGVTGIPRDLLKLLGELKFRTSYGQNVLKHSTEMAQMAGMIADEIGADVRTAKIATLLHDVGKAVTHKVEGKHHHIGADLARKAGLSEAICHAIEAHHDDIEATTVEAIVVRICDAISAARPGARNISAENFAERMRDLENVATSFSGVGKAYAISAGREVRVIVTPEKVDDLSAIKLARDIATKIESTMQYPGTIKVNVIRETRAIEFAK; encoded by the coding sequence ATGATAGAGGGAATTATTGCCGCAATCGTTGGTGCTGCTATTGGCGTGGGCGGTAAAGTTGCGTACGATAAGAAAGTACAAACTAAAGGTAAAGAGACCGTCGAAAAACTTGTCGCGCGCGCCGAGCGCAAAGCAAGCGACATCGTATTGAAAGCAAAAGATGAAGCGCTCAAGATTGAGCAGGAGCGCCGCCGCGAGCTGAAAAAGACCGAGAATCGGCTGGTTGAGCGTGAAAATTCGCTTGACCGCAAATTAGACGAGCTTGATAAACGGAGCGAAAGGCTGCGTAAGCAAGAAGATGAAGTCGAAGAGCTGAAAAGTGAAATTCGCGGCATTCGCACGCGCCAGCAGGAAAAACTTGAAAAAATCGCTGGACTGAAAAAGAAAGATGCCGCCGAAAAACTTATGAAAATGACAGAGCGCGACGTTAAGCATGATTTGATAAATCTAGTAGCGAAACTACAGCAAGAAGCGACGGACGATGCCGAAGAGCGCGCGCAAACAATCCTCGTTGAGACTATGGAACGTATGGCGAGCGAAGTGACAGCAGAACGCACCGTGACAGCAGTTAAGCTGCCAGATGATGACATGAAAGGTCGCATTATTGGCAAAGAGGGGCGCAACATTCAAGCAATGCAGCGTGCGACAGGCGTAGACTTCTTGGTCGACGACACGCCGGGTATGGTGGTATTGTCGAGTTTTGATCCGATTCGCCGTCAGGTGGCGCGGCTCGGGCTTGAAATGCTCATGAAAGACGGGCGCATTCATCCTGGTCGGATTGAAGAAGTATTTGCTAAGGCTGAAAAGCAGATTGACAAAGAAACAATGCGCGCCGGCGAAGATGCGGCGCGCGAGGCTGGCGTGACTGGCATTCCGCGCGATTTGCTGAAACTGCTTGGCGAGCTAAAATTCCGTACAAGTTATGGGCAAAATGTGCTGAAGCATAGTACCGAGATGGCGCAGATGGCGGGTATGATCGCGGATGAGATCGGTGCGGATGTGCGTACGGCGAAGATCGCGACGCTGTTGCATGATGTCGGTAAGGCAGTGACGCATAAAGTCGAGGGGAAGCATCATCATATCGGTGCGGATTTAGCGCGCAAGGCAGGCTTGAGCGAGGCGATTTGCCATGCAATTGAAGCGCACCATGACGACATTGAAGCGACGACGGTTGAAGCGATTGTCGTGCGGATCTGCGATGCAATTAGTGCGGCGCGTCCGGGCGCGCGTAACATTTCAGCGGAAAACTTTGCCGAGCGCATGCGCGATTTGGAAAACGTTGCAACGAGCTTTTCAGGCGTCGGCAAGGCGTATGCAATTAGTGCCGGGCGCGAAGTCCGCGTGATTGTTACGCCGGAGAAAGTTGACGACCTGAGCGCGATCAAGCTAGCGCGTGATATCGCAACGAAAATCGAATCGACAATGCAGTATCCGGGCACGATCAAAGTAAACGTAATCCGCGAAACGCGTGCGATTGAGTTTGCGAAATAG
- a CDS encoding class E sortase, whose product MLTIKQKTNRKRPSIFICLAGSMFAAGVYLLALVAAPSVAPFIAMKPIEVAALPKPRTTDNRIIIPKIGVNIPYGSGAAALDRGAEWRYPNNGNPASGGNFVIAAHRFSIQPTPQSTIEKSPFYHIDRLSVGDKIIVDYNGERYGYEINNIFDVQATQTEIEAPSTKAKLTLYSCELGGADTGRIVVAAKLLGKVKIDR is encoded by the coding sequence TTGTTAACGATTAAACAAAAAACAAACCGGAAGCGGCCGTCGATTTTCATATGCTTGGCGGGCAGCATGTTTGCCGCGGGAGTTTATCTGCTCGCGCTTGTCGCTGCGCCAAGCGTTGCGCCGTTTATCGCAATGAAACCGATTGAGGTTGCCGCCTTGCCGAAGCCGCGCACCACCGACAACCGAATCATCATACCAAAAATCGGCGTCAATATTCCTTACGGATCGGGCGCGGCAGCATTAGACCGCGGCGCCGAATGGCGGTATCCAAATAATGGCAACCCCGCCTCGGGCGGCAACTTCGTTATTGCGGCACACCGGTTCAGTATTCAGCCAACGCCACAAAGTACAATCGAAAAATCACCATTTTACCATATAGATAGACTCTCAGTTGGCGATAAAATCATCGTTGATTACAACGGCGAGCGCTATGGCTACGAGATTAACAATATATTCGACGTGCAAGCAACACAAACCGAGATTGAAGCGCCGTCAACCAAAGCAAAACTAACGCTCTACAGCTGCGAACTTGGCGGCGCAGATACAGGGCGCATAGTCGTGGCGGCAAAACTGCTTGGCAAGGTAAAAATTGATCGGTAG
- the tsaB gene encoding tRNA (adenosine(37)-N6)-threonylcarbamoyltransferase complex dimerization subunit type 1 TsaB, which translates to MIILWNSAGMTVELSLVDEQTGERHDYTWAAERNLARDMLAYLRDRLNEQGASFNSVSGIGVFRGPGSFTGLRIGMTVLNTLASDRGVPIVGAVSEAWASDCLARLACGETDEIVLPEYGRAARITKPRK; encoded by the coding sequence ATGATCATATTATGGAATAGCGCTGGCATGACGGTTGAGCTGAGCTTGGTAGACGAACAGACGGGTGAACGCCATGACTACACGTGGGCGGCAGAGCGGAACCTCGCGCGTGATATGCTGGCGTATTTGCGTGATCGCCTGAATGAGCAGGGTGCGTCGTTTAACAGCGTATCTGGGATTGGCGTGTTTCGCGGTCCGGGCAGCTTTACTGGTCTGCGTATCGGTATGACGGTGCTGAATACACTTGCGAGCGATCGCGGAGTGCCAATTGTAGGTGCGGTGAGTGAAGCGTGGGCGAGCGATTGTCTCGCGCGACTTGCCTGCGGTGAAACCGACGAGATTGTCTTGCCGGAATACGGTCGTGCGGCGCGCATCACCAAGCCGCGCAAATAG
- a CDS encoding HIT domain-containing protein has protein sequence MTRHPRAEQRYRSHRQKSKTKNAVCSFCDIAMNGGPQYVGESEHCPIITNVFGYDIWDGCGVTEHMMIIPKRHVASLDELTSDEKLDYITLAAKYEADGYSLYARSPGNVTKSAIHHHMHLIKTDNTRKKWMIYIRKPHIRLAR, from the coding sequence ATGACGCGCCATCCGCGTGCCGAGCAGCGGTATCGCTCGCACAGGCAGAAGAGTAAGACGAAAAACGCAGTGTGTAGTTTTTGCGATATTGCTATGAATGGCGGTCCGCAATATGTAGGCGAAAGCGAGCACTGCCCCATCATCACAAACGTATTTGGCTACGATATATGGGATGGCTGCGGTGTGACGGAGCACATGATGATTATCCCGAAAAGACACGTCGCTTCGCTTGATGAATTGACGTCGGACGAGAAACTTGATTATATAACATTAGCGGCAAAATACGAGGCGGACGGCTACTCATTGTATGCGCGTTCGCCTGGTAATGTGACAAAATCAGCCATACATCATCACATGCATTTGATCAAAACGGATAATACACGCAAAAAATGGATGATTTACATACGAAAACCGCACATTCGGCTGGCAAGATAA